In candidate division WOR-3 bacterium, a genomic segment contains:
- a CDS encoding methyltransferase domain-containing protein produces the protein MTLPSNICEKLLVWAGIEGLTYATESHHRKRLRVIRDQMRRLSSDFAEGKPSESRYSNAYFLYNFPLNIMKMMHVIGEISSRYSHFLLNRPRYSILDIGCGEGAGMYGAYYALKNLDDSLKIRITGIDRSGIMLEHARQMAAHLRKHGEGIITTFFNRDAADIRSSLPRKKYDVIICNNSLAEIFREDVIPKKYIGVLFGHLANEGLLVIIEPALKKFARRLMQLRDDLTGHKAAQVILPCLHEGHCSLLQIDNRDEWCHQSVAWKPPAFLRIINEGLNREIDMLKFAYVVIAKTKARGVWPGGYRVISKLLKEKGKVRCFLCTEHGRVELVRLNRSKSTSNTMFDKIKKGDVIKLTDVVERKPDYWEVSAQTVIEPR, from the coding sequence ATGACATTACCTTCTAATATTTGCGAAAAGTTGCTCGTCTGGGCCGGTATCGAAGGATTGACCTATGCCACAGAGTCTCATCACAGAAAGAGATTGCGTGTAATTAGAGATCAAATGAGACGACTGTCTTCTGATTTCGCGGAAGGTAAACCTTCTGAATCGAGGTATTCTAATGCATATTTTCTGTATAACTTTCCGTTGAACATCATGAAGATGATGCATGTTATTGGAGAAATTTCTTCGCGCTACTCACACTTCTTATTGAATAGGCCAAGGTACAGCATTCTTGATATTGGCTGCGGTGAAGGCGCGGGTATGTATGGAGCATACTATGCTCTAAAAAATCTTGATGACTCGTTGAAGATTCGAATCACCGGGATCGATCGCTCTGGCATTATGCTCGAGCATGCTCGGCAGATGGCTGCGCATCTCCGAAAACACGGTGAAGGAATCATAACAACATTCTTCAACCGTGATGCGGCAGATATTCGTAGTTCTTTGCCGCGGAAGAAGTATGATGTTATCATCTGCAATAACTCCCTTGCCGAAATATTCCGGGAAGATGTGATTCCAAAGAAATACATCGGTGTACTGTTCGGTCATCTTGCCAACGAAGGTTTGCTGGTGATAATTGAACCCGCACTGAAAAAGTTTGCGCGCCGCTTGATGCAATTGCGTGATGATCTGACTGGACATAAAGCTGCACAGGTAATTCTACCCTGCCTGCACGAAGGACATTGTTCGTTATTGCAGATCGATAATCGTGATGAGTGGTGTCACCAGTCTGTAGCATGGAAGCCACCTGCTTTTCTTCGAATCATTAATGAAGGACTCAACCGTGAGATCGATATGTTGAAGTTTGCGTATGTGGTGATAGCTAAAACGAAGGCGCGAGGGGTATGGCCGGGAGGTTACCGGGTTATCAGCAAATTGCTCAAAGAAAAGGGAAAGGTGAGGTGTTTCCTTTGCACGGAACACGGGAGGGTGGAGCTGGTGCGTTTGAATAGATCAAAGAGCACCAGTAACACGATGTTTGATAAAATAAAGAAAGGTGATGTGATAAAGTTGACAGATGTGGTCGAGCGCAAACCGGATTATTGGGAGGTCAGTGCACAAACGGTTATTGAACCCAGGTAG
- a CDS encoding nucleoside kinase: MAPKKNTHSDDLHSLNLWRRYQSSLSLILCVAVRRVFPRARLRIEHSMSGGFYCTLNRKIKAESVKKIERQMRQLVKEDLPIQQADFPVKKAAYLFNNLNQPDKVRLLRNIRKRNVTLFSLLDYYDMYAIPPLDSTDRASLFYLKYFKPGFIMVFPAWYDMSVLPDFIPQPKLARIFNEYVEWARILGIEDLGPLNATIRRGNGPEIIKVVEALHEKKIAHIADRIVKENSRVVLIAGPSSAGKTTFTKRLAIQLIVNGVKPLTISTDDYFHPHSKTPKDKWGGLDFETIGAVDVPLLNDQLLKLTCDKGVSTPRFNFVTGRRIKGRVIRGADYDLVLLEGIHCLNDALTHKIASKLKFKIYVSALTQLNIDDHNRISTTDTRMIRRIVRDTHFRGYRVQNVLQLWSRVRRGEEQNIYPLQEEADEMFNSALIYEPCVLKRFCLPIITRVKKGTAEYEEANRLSDFLNLFYDLSERDVPFNSILREFIGGSSFAY; this comes from the coding sequence GTGGCCCCCAAGAAGAACACCCATTCGGACGACCTGCACAGCCTGAATCTCTGGCGGAGATATCAATCATCGCTATCGTTGATCCTGTGCGTCGCGGTCAGGCGTGTATTTCCCAGAGCAAGATTACGCATCGAGCACTCGATGAGCGGAGGGTTCTACTGCACGCTGAACCGGAAGATCAAAGCAGAAAGTGTGAAAAAGATCGAACGGCAGATGAGGCAGCTTGTCAAAGAAGACCTGCCGATACAGCAGGCAGATTTTCCGGTGAAGAAAGCGGCCTATCTCTTCAACAATCTCAATCAGCCGGACAAGGTCAGACTGCTCAGAAATATTCGGAAGCGGAACGTGACCCTATTCTCTTTGCTCGACTATTATGACATGTATGCGATCCCACCGCTCGATTCAACGGACCGGGCATCCCTCTTTTACCTGAAGTATTTCAAGCCCGGATTTATCATGGTCTTCCCTGCTTGGTATGACATGTCCGTTCTCCCTGATTTTATACCCCAGCCGAAACTCGCCCGTATATTCAATGAGTACGTGGAATGGGCGCGGATACTCGGCATAGAAGATCTCGGACCTTTGAATGCTACGATAAGAAGAGGTAACGGACCGGAAATAATCAAGGTAGTAGAAGCACTGCACGAAAAGAAGATCGCACATATCGCCGATCGAATCGTCAAAGAGAATAGCAGAGTAGTTCTGATCGCCGGCCCAAGCAGTGCCGGAAAAACGACTTTCACAAAACGTCTGGCCATACAACTCATCGTCAACGGTGTCAAGCCGTTGACGATTTCGACGGATGACTATTTTCACCCTCACAGCAAGACCCCAAAAGACAAATGGGGCGGACTTGACTTCGAAACGATAGGTGCGGTAGATGTCCCGCTACTGAATGACCAATTACTGAAACTAACATGCGACAAAGGGGTCTCAACACCCAGGTTCAATTTCGTAACGGGGAGGCGTATCAAGGGACGGGTCATCCGCGGGGCAGATTACGATCTAGTCTTGCTGGAAGGCATACACTGTCTCAATGATGCATTGACCCACAAGATCGCCAGCAAGTTGAAGTTCAAGATCTATGTTAGTGCCCTGACCCAGCTCAACATAGATGACCATAACCGCATCTCCACGACCGACACACGGATGATAAGAAGAATAGTGCGCGACACGCATTTCCGCGGCTACCGCGTTCAGAATGTACTCCAGCTCTGGAGCCGTGTAAGAAGGGGTGAAGAACAAAATATATATCCTCTTCAGGAAGAAGCTGACGAGATGTTCAATTCAGCATTGATATACGAGCCATGCGTGTTAAAGAGATTCTGCCTGCCTATTATCACGCGAGTCAAAAAGGGCACCGCTGAGTACGAAGAAGCGAACAGGTTGAGCGATTTTCTGAATTTGTTCTATGACCTGTCAGAACGGGATGTGCCTTTCAATTCAATCCTGCGCGAATTTATCGGCGGGAGCTCATTCGCATATTGA
- a CDS encoding YggS family pyridoxal phosphate-dependent enzyme, producing MSIKDNVERLMMQIDRAAARSGRNPDEITIVAVSKSFPAEIIEEALACGIKIFGENRVQEASQKHSVIGEKVDWHMVGHLQTNKVKEALKIFKMIQSLDSLRLAQEIEKRTTSKIECLIEINTSKEPTKFGISPNEAFDFYESVKKCKKIDVRGLMTIGPGWAIENPEASRLCFRMLRDLRDEMSQEFDQPFPVLSMGMTADYEVAIAEGSTMIRVGTAIFGPRN from the coding sequence ATGTCAATCAAAGACAACGTTGAAAGGCTTATGATGCAGATCGATCGCGCCGCGGCCCGCTCCGGCCGGAATCCGGACGAGATCACCATCGTTGCCGTCTCCAAGTCATTCCCGGCCGAGATAATCGAAGAAGCACTCGCATGCGGCATCAAAATATTCGGGGAAAATCGTGTCCAGGAAGCAAGTCAGAAGCATTCGGTCATTGGCGAGAAGGTTGATTGGCACATGGTCGGCCATCTTCAAACGAACAAGGTGAAGGAGGCATTGAAAATCTTCAAAATGATACAGAGCCTCGATTCCCTGCGGCTTGCCCAGGAGATCGAAAAACGCACGACCAGTAAGATCGAATGTTTGATCGAAATTAATACCTCCAAAGAACCTACGAAATTCGGGATTTCTCCAAATGAGGCCTTCGATTTCTATGAGAGTGTAAAGAAATGCAAGAAGATCGATGTACGGGGTTTGATGACCATTGGCCCCGGCTGGGCAATTGAAAACCCTGAAGCATCGAGACTCTGTTTCCGTATGCTGCGCGATCTGCGAGATGAAATGTCCCAGGAATTTGACCAGCCATTTCCGGTCCTCTCGATGGGTATGACCGCAGATTATGAGGTTGCCATCGCCGAAGGATCAACCATGATCCGAGTCGGTACTGCAATATTCGGTCCTAGAAATTAG
- the rpmB gene encoding 50S ribosomal protein L28 translates to MARRCAICERGARVGSKVSHADNVSKRKFRINLQRVKVKMDGEIKRILVCTRCLSAGKVKKIK, encoded by the coding sequence ATGGCAAGGAGATGCGCAATCTGCGAGAGAGGTGCACGTGTTGGTTCGAAAGTCAGCCACGCGGACAATGTGTCAAAGAGGAAGTTCCGTATCAATCTACAAAGAGTTAAAGTAAAAATGGACGGAGAGATCAAAAGGATTCTTGTTTGCACCAGATGTCTGTCTGCCGGCAAAGTAAAGAAGATCAAGTAA
- a CDS encoding UbiA family prenyltransferase, with protein sequence MPRFNPFDYFFILRPLILIPAWNFLLIGAYLANRQAAFTIDIVIGLLAYTFVAGGGYILNQIMDIETDRMNKKLFLLTSGFVTRRAAYAEIIILWFLALIMSFRFGWLFVVFIIVSMLMGVLYSVPPMKLKGKPIFDTLANGIGYGMVNFSIGWLLVSTFAPLMFIRFLPYCLSISAVFINTTIVDVEGDRKAGELTTGVFLGSKLSSISSTLIMGAAIVLAYVQREYICLIPAAVSWPLFAYAAGYTLLRDGVNRKVTIASFRLPGLIFTVITALLYPIYFVVLFVILVSMRIYYKKRFGMTYPTLARG encoded by the coding sequence GTGCCAAGATTTAACCCATTTGATTATTTTTTCATTTTAAGACCCCTCATTCTTATCCCGGCCTGGAATTTTCTCCTGATCGGTGCGTATTTGGCCAACCGTCAGGCCGCCTTCACGATCGATATCGTCATAGGTTTGCTCGCCTACACTTTTGTTGCGGGTGGAGGCTATATTCTGAACCAAATAATGGATATAGAAACGGATCGCATGAACAAGAAACTCTTTCTTCTCACCAGCGGCTTCGTGACCCGGCGGGCAGCCTACGCCGAGATAATCATCCTGTGGTTTTTGGCGCTCATCATGTCCTTCCGTTTCGGTTGGCTGTTTGTGGTTTTCATCATAGTCTCGATGTTGATGGGTGTTCTGTATTCGGTGCCTCCGATGAAATTGAAGGGCAAGCCGATCTTCGATACGCTGGCCAATGGTATCGGCTATGGTATGGTTAATTTTTCTATTGGCTGGTTGCTGGTGAGCACCTTTGCTCCGTTGATGTTCATTCGTTTCTTGCCATATTGTCTCAGCATCAGTGCGGTTTTTATCAATACGACCATCGTCGATGTTGAGGGTGACCGCAAGGCAGGAGAATTGACGACGGGCGTGTTCCTGGGGTCCAAGCTTTCCAGCATTTCATCGACGCTCATCATGGGCGCGGCGATCGTTCTTGCCTATGTGCAACGGGAATATATTTGCCTGATTCCGGCCGCCGTTTCCTGGCCCTTATTCGCATACGCAGCGGGCTATACGCTGCTCAGGGATGGAGTAAACAGGAAGGTGACCATCGCATCGTTCAGATTACCAGGTCTGATTTTTACGGTGATCACGGCGTTATTGTATCCCATATATTTCGTGGTTTTATTTGTAATACTTGTTTCGATGCGCATCTACTATAAAAAGCGCTTCGGCATGACGTATCCGACACTTGCCCGGGGTTGA
- a CDS encoding HU family DNA-binding protein — MTKAELIERMAQRAKISKRAAGIALNTFVEATTNALRSGDKVALVGFGTFSVSKRKARTARNPRTGETIEVPAKRAPKFKAGRDLKNAVK, encoded by the coding sequence ATGACGAAAGCCGAATTGATCGAGAGGATGGCACAAAGAGCGAAGATTTCCAAACGTGCTGCCGGTATTGCTTTGAATACTTTTGTCGAAGCAACTACCAACGCCTTAAGAAGTGGTGACAAAGTAGCATTGGTGGGTTTTGGAACGTTCTCCGTTTCGAAGAGGAAGGCAAGAACTGCCCGTAATCCTCGTACTGGCGAGACCATCGAAGTACCAGCAAAGAGGGCGCCGAAATTCAAGGCAGGGCGCGACCTCAAAAATGCAGTTAAATAG
- the pfkA gene encoding 6-phosphofructokinase produces the protein MTTKIGVLTSGGDAPGMNAGIRAVVRTALHNGFHVVGIRDGYNGLVRNEIEKFHRGSVANIIQRGGTILGTARSKDFETEEGMGQAKKVLDEHGINALVVIGGDGTMRGAKEFSERHGVNMLGLPGTIDNDLYGTDYTIGFDTAINNALEAIDRIRDTAASLERLFFVEVMGRLSGFIGLAVGLAGGAEDVMIPETPTDINALANKINESIKRGKKSNIVIVSEGDEAGNAFEIAEKIKCLVHEDYRVAVLGYIQRGGTPTANDRILASRLGFAAVEAVKKGIFGCMVGEINQKIVYTPFAETYEKRKKIDPTYIKIIEVLAT, from the coding sequence ATGACTACGAAAATCGGTGTTCTTACCAGCGGCGGTGATGCACCCGGAATGAATGCTGGAATACGCGCTGTAGTACGAACCGCGTTACATAACGGGTTCCATGTGGTCGGTATCAGGGATGGCTATAATGGTCTGGTGAGGAATGAAATTGAAAAGTTCCATCGCGGTTCGGTAGCAAACATAATACAGCGAGGCGGAACGATATTGGGCACGGCGCGCTCCAAAGACTTTGAGACCGAAGAAGGTATGGGACAGGCAAAGAAAGTGCTGGATGAACACGGTATTAATGCACTCGTCGTGATCGGCGGAGACGGTACGATGCGCGGCGCCAAGGAATTTTCCGAGAGACATGGTGTGAACATGCTCGGGCTGCCAGGCACGATAGACAACGACCTTTACGGCACTGACTACACAATCGGTTTCGACACCGCGATCAATAACGCGCTCGAGGCAATCGACCGCATAAGGGATACCGCTGCCTCGCTTGAAAGGCTTTTCTTTGTCGAGGTGATGGGACGCCTGTCAGGGTTCATAGGACTTGCAGTCGGGTTGGCCGGAGGGGCTGAAGACGTGATGATCCCGGAGACGCCGACCGACATCAATGCTCTTGCCAACAAGATAAATGAAAGCATCAAGCGGGGCAAGAAATCAAATATAGTGATAGTTTCCGAGGGTGATGAAGCGGGCAATGCATTTGAGATCGCGGAGAAGATAAAGTGCCTGGTGCACGAGGATTACCGCGTCGCCGTGTTAGGTTACATACAGCGTGGCGGGACACCGACGGCAAATGACCGCATACTTGCCTCCAGACTCGGATTTGCTGCCGTGGAAGCAGTAAAGAAGGGAATATTCGGCTGCATGGTGGGTGAGATTAATCAGAAGATTGTCTACACGCCGTTTGCTGAGACCTACGAGAAGAGAAAGAAGATCGATCCTACCTACATAAAGATAATCGAGGTCCTGGCGACCTGA
- the radC gene encoding DNA repair protein RadC, with product MKIKDWPASDRPREKFFERGCYGLTDTELLAIVIGKGTRNTTAVDLAKKIINRFGSLKKLSQRSVGEIEKLNIPGIGRAKAIAILAALEMGRRSLSSKNSTKIRFKNPEDIYKYYYPLIGGLKYEVFKVASVDGRNTFTNDHTISKGILDASLVHPREVFQFAINESASAIFLVHNHPSGILKPSEDDLKITERICRAGEIVGVNVVDHVIISEEGYYSFSQHHLI from the coding sequence GTGAAGATCAAGGACTGGCCGGCAAGCGACCGTCCCCGAGAGAAGTTTTTCGAAAGAGGATGCTACGGTCTGACTGATACCGAGCTGCTCGCCATTGTCATCGGTAAAGGAACGAGAAACACTACTGCTGTAGACCTGGCCAAGAAAATAATCAACAGATTCGGCAGCCTGAAAAAACTCAGCCAGAGATCAGTTGGTGAGATCGAGAAACTAAACATCCCCGGGATAGGACGAGCAAAGGCAATTGCGATACTGGCTGCGCTCGAGATGGGAAGGCGCTCGCTATCCAGCAAGAATAGCACAAAGATCAGGTTCAAGAATCCCGAAGATATCTACAAGTACTATTACCCGCTCATTGGTGGATTGAAATATGAAGTATTCAAGGTCGCCTCGGTGGATGGACGAAACACATTCACAAATGACCACACGATCTCAAAGGGAATTCTTGACGCAAGCCTCGTTCATCCGCGCGAAGTATTCCAATTCGCGATAAACGAAAGTGCGAGCGCGATCTTCCTGGTACACAATCATCCGAGCGGCATATTAAAGCCATCAGAGGATGATCTGAAGATCACGGAAAGGATATGCAGAGCCGGCGAGATCGTTGGCGTAAACGTTGTTGACCACGTAATAATATCCGAGGAAGGATATTATTCATTTTCCCAGCATCATTTAATTTGA